In Canis lupus baileyi chromosome X, mCanLup2.hap1, whole genome shotgun sequence, one DNA window encodes the following:
- the LOC140627517 gene encoding melanoma-associated antigen 4-like: MSVGKSSEPWRLGEDPEEAQGVVDALQTRAEEEEEEPGEVLSPRTPPSLFSSSPYFSLSGGCSGAQEEESANEGSLSPLQCSQGANTSQGGREASAQFAGPNSPEEVGSSGSEGEEDADSSPCGGASHGLGQPQPAVPSSPAEVGSNPPEQQEDEQPQGSFHLKTAALVIFLLLKYRTKQPTSKAEMLEIITPEFQDNFPVILRQASICLRLVFGLDVIEVDPSEHYYNLSIILGLTWNGTLSSQGGLPKTSLLVLVLGLIVLADDCAPEEEVWEAMGIMGVYDGQDHILFGAPRDLLTNVWVQEGYLECRQVAGSNPARKEFLWGPRALQETSKLQVMDYVLQLGNNNLTYSLALCEQILR, translated from the coding sequence ATGTCCGTAGGAAAGAGCAGTGAGCCTTGGAGGCTGGGAGAAGACCCAGAAGAGGCCCAGGGCGTGGTGGATGCCCTACAGAccagggctgaggaggaggaggaggagccggggGAGGTTTTATCTCCCCGAactcctccctctctgttttcctcctcCCCTTACTTCTCCTTGTCTGGCGGGTGTTCTGGCGCCCAGGAGGAGGAGTCTGCTAATGAGGGGTCCCTAAGTCCTCTCCAGTGCTCTCAGGGTGCTAACACCTCCCAGGGGGGCAGGGAAGCCAGTGCCCAGTTTGCTGGCCCCAACAGCCCAGAGGAGGTGGGCTCAAGTGGCAGTGAAGGGGAGGAAGATGCTGACTCGTCCCCCTGTGGCGGGGCATCCCATGGCCTTGGCCAGCCCCAGCCTGCTGTCCCCAGCAGCCCAGCGGAGGTGGGGTCAAACCCACCTGAACAGCAGGAAGATGAGCAGCCCCAGGGCAGTTTCCACCTGAAGACGGCTGCCCTGGTGATATTCCTGCTCCTCAAGTATCGCACCAAGCAGCCCACCAGCAAGGCAGAGATGCTGGAGATCATCACCCCAGAATTCCAGGACAACTTCCCCGTCATCTTGCGCCAAGCGTCCATCTGCTTGCGGCTGGTCTTTGGCCTAGACGTGATAGAAGTGGATCCCAGCGAGCACTACTACAACCTCAGCAtcatcctgggcctcacctggaatggGACACTGAGTAGTCAGGGGGGCCTGCCCAAGACCAGCCTCCTGGTGCTGGTCCTGGGGTTGATCGTCCTGGCGGATGACTGTGCACCCGAGGAGGAGGTGTGGGAGGCGATGGGGATCATGGGGGTATACGATGGCCAGGATCACATCCTCTTTGGGGCACCCAGGGACCTCCTCACCAATGTCTGGGTGCAGGAAGGCTACCTGGAGTGCCGGCAGGTGGCTGGCAGCAATCCTGCCCGTAAGGAGTTCCTGTGGGGGCCCAGAGCCCTCCAGGAAACCAGCAAGTTGCAGGTCATGGACTACGTGCTCCAGCTTGGTAACAACAACCTTACTTACTCCCTGGCCCTGTGTGAACAGATTCTGAGATAA